The Bubalus kerabau isolate K-KA32 ecotype Philippines breed swamp buffalo chromosome 10, PCC_UOA_SB_1v2, whole genome shotgun sequence sequence TCAGATAAACAACGAGAAGAATTAGAAGACTATATAGAAGACTTACATGCTACAGGGCCTCCCAAACCACCTACCAAGGAAGCATTCAAAACCCATGTCATTATTGATTCTGAAATGCCGTTAACTGACGAAGAATACTGCAAtcaagaaatgaagaggaaacgtGTTCACAATAGGCTTTATTGTATTAAAgagcatttcttcctccaagcaTCATATGAGGACATTGAAGAGATGTGTTATAACATATTTGTGAAATGTACAAATGGGATTAGGAAATGTCACAGGAGCCGGAAAATAATATCAGGAGTGCATTGTGTTTTAACAAGTGGGATCATGATGCCATTTTGTGAATACACATCGTCTTTCAAGGAGGGATGGGTCTTTATCACTTGTCAATGGGAAGATGATATTGGAGAAATTATCCCTGTGTCTGTAATTGATATTTTGGCCATATAAAGAATCATCCACCAGGAAAATCTCTTTCCCTCCACCCCTCTAGAAGTATATTCTCTAAGATGTTAAAGCAAGAAGATAGAATCCTATCATTACTGATCCTTACAAGTCAAACTTGAGAATGGAAAATTTGATCCcattcactttcatcattcaCTGCCTGCCCTTTTTCTCCTAACACCAGGCAAAGGAAAGGTGGGCTGGATTAAGAGATAGTGCTCTGAGACATGGATTCAAACAGGTCACAGAGTTTAgcacattttgaattttttatgtgAATGAATGCCTCCAGGGAAAGGATGACCAGCACCAAGAGGAATAGGAAATGTTTcctaataagtgaaagtgaaagcccctcagtcgtgtccaactcttcgtgaccccatggactatacagtccatggaattctccagaatactggagtgggtggcctttcccttctccaagggatctttccaacccagggattgaacccaggtctctcacactgcaggcagattctttaccagctgagccacaacggaagcTCCAAAGTTGTATTCATGTGAATTTCTGGTTCAGTAGAAATAATAAAGTGCATTGATGTAGCTAGGTGTCTCTGGAAT is a genomic window containing:
- the LOC129620495 gene encoding inactive ribonuclease-like protein 9 — translated: MGTLINMQPLFLLFLLLKPLQFVRINDSYLSDKQREELEDYIEDLHATGPPKPPTKEAFKTHVIIDSEMPLTDEEYCNQEMKRKRVHNRLYCIKEHFFLQASYEDIEEMCYNIFVKCTNGIRKCHRSRKIISGVHCVLTSGIMMPFCEYTSSFKEGWVFITCQWEDDIGEIIPVSVIDILAI